GGCCGCATTGAGCGCCGCATATTTATTAGCCGTTGGTTTAACTAATTTGCCAAACCATTGCTTAAATAACGCGGGATATTGCTGTAAGGCCGTATCAGTATCCGTAAAAATAATGCCCGCTTTTTCAAACTCAGCTTGCATCCGGTGATAGACAACTTCCGACTCATACTGCGCACTAGAACCGGCCAAATAAGCGCGTTCAGCAGCCGGCACACCTAAGCGATCAAAGGTGGCTTTAATCTTAGGTGGGACATCCGCCCAATCCCGGTATGACTGATCTGTGGCTTTTTGAAAGTAATGTAAGTGGGCCATATCTAGCCCAGACAAATCTGGGCCAAATGCGGGTTGTGGCATTTTTAGATAAATTTCATACGCCGCTAACCGTTCCGCCAGCATCCAGGCCGGTTCATGCTTCTCGGCTGAAAGCTGCCGAATAACCGTCGGATTTAAGCCCACGCCCGTTGAAAAGACCGGGGTCACGTCATCATGGAAGCCATAGTCATAATGGTCCGCCGTTAACTTATCAGTCATGAGTTGCACCCACTAACTGCGTCAATAATTGGTCCGCGGCGTGCCAAGCTAAAGTGGCACACCGAATCCGAGTTGGAAAGGCGGCGACGGTGCCCAGAATTGCGGCATCACCCAGGGCCTGTCGCATGGTTGCGGTGATTGGCGTCCCCGTAATCACTTGTGAAAAGGCGGCGAGCCTTGCTTGCGCTTGGGCCACCGACTGTTGATCCAAACACACCGTTAACATACTGGCGGAGGCTTGTGAGATGGTACAGCCACTGCCAGTAAAGCTAATAGCCTGAATCTGATCCGCTTTAACGACTAACTGGACCGTCAATACGTCGCCACAAGTCATGTTGCGTAACGTTACGGCTGGCGCTGCCGGTAAGATTGCTCGGTGGCGGGGAGACTGAGCATGCGCTAAGACCACCGTTTGATATAAATCTGCTAATTTTAAAACCGTCATTTTTCGAAAAACTCCTTCACCGTGACTAAGGTTGCTAATAAACGGTCAACTTCAGCTAATGTATTGTAAAACATCATGCTAGCTCGCACGGTTGCAGTGGTATGCAACGCTTGCATCAACGGCTGCGCACAGTGTTGACCAGCTCGGACTTCAATGCCAGCCAAATCCAAGCCAGTCGCCACATCGTGTGGATGGACCCCCGGCAGATTAAAAGCCACGACCGGGCCATGCTTAGCCACCGTCGTTGGACCATAGACTGTCGCAGGCAGGGCCGCTAAGCCCGCCAGTAAGTGGGCCGTCAATTGCCGTTCTTGCGCTTGAATTGCCGTAAAGCCAACCTGCTGTAAATAGGTCACCGCTGCACCTAATCCAATCACCCCACTAATATTCGGGGTCCCCGCTTCAAAACGCTGCGGTATTTCAGCCCACGTGGTTTGCGCCCAAGTCACTTGGTCAATCATTTCACCACCAAATTGAACCGGCGTTAATTGAGTGAGTAAGGCGAGCTTGCCGTATAACACGCCTACCCCGGTTGGACCCAATACTTTATGACCCGAAAACGCATAGAAGTCCACATCTAGTGCTTGAACATTCACCGGTTGATGGGCGACGGCTTGCGCCCCATCAACCACAATGATAGCCCCATTTTGATGTGCTAAAGTTGCTAATTGTTGAATCGGATTAGTGACCCCGAGGACATTTGAGACATGCGCGACAGCCACAATTTTCGTCCGTGTTGTGATTTTTTTAACGGCATCATTCCAATCCAGTTCGCCCGTCGTCGTCAAACCGATCACTTTAAGACAGGCACCATGCCGCTGGGCCAATTGCTGCCAAGGCACCAAATTACTGTGATGTTCCATCATGGTCACGACGATTTCATCCCCCGCTTTGATGACTTGCTCGCCGTAGGTTTGGGCCACCCAATTTAGACTTTCCGTGGTTGACCGGGTAAAAAAGACCGTTTCACGTTGTGGGGCGCCAATCAACGCTGCCACTTGGTCACGCACAGCTTCATATTGGGCGGTCGCCGTCGCCGCTAACGTGTAATTTCCCCGATGAACATTAGCATTACTTGTTGTATAGTAAGCCGTTATTGCCTGAATAACCGCTTGGGGCTTTTGCGACGTGGCCGCATTATCAAGATACGTTAAGGGAGCACCGTTGAGTTGGGTCGCCAAAATAGGAAAATCAGCACGATAATTAAGTTTCATCAGTTAGCCGCCTTTCAATTAACGCCATGAGCGCCGTTTGTAACTGTGACGACTGCAACCCTGTAATGACCCCGGCTAAAAAGCCGCGTATCACCAATCGTTCGGCGACGGCGCGTGGTAGGCCACGACTCATTAAGTAATACAACTGTTGTTCATCGACCCGACCGACACTGGCCGCATGCCCCGCTTCGACATCATTTTCATCAATTAATAAAATTGGATTGGCATCACCACGCGCAGTTGAGGTCAACATCAAGAGTCGATTTTCTTGATTCGCTTGGGCACCATGCGCCCCCTTAACAATATGACCAATCCCATTAAAGATTAACGTGGCTTGCGCTAAAATAACCCCGCGCTGCACAATTTGGGCGACAGTTTGTGGGCCAACATTAGTGACCCGCGTATTTAAGCCTTGGGTTTGCTGACCATTGGCAACAGCAATCGTTTTGACCGTCGCCTGTGCACCTTGGCCGTTCAAAGTTGTCTTAAAATCACCAATGATGCGACCGGCATTCATTTCGGCCAGCTCCCAATCTAATTGCGCATCTGGCGCCACGACACCGCGCCGACTGATATACGCTGTCGCAGCCGTATTCAACTCATCCAAACCGGCAAATTCCACCTGGCTATTGGCAGCCGCTACAACCTCCACTAAATGGTGAACCGTCGTGGGCTGGGTTCCAAGCGACTGCAAACGCTGCACAACTTTAACGTGAGCACCCGAACTAGTAATCAGTAAGCTCCGTTGCACCACGTGAGCTGGCTGCCGCTGATCAACGAGTTGCAGAATTTCAATCGGTTCCTCAAGTTGAACGTTGGCAGGAATGTAAAGAAAAAAGCCGTTGGTCATGAGTGCCGTATTCCAAGCGCCAAACTTATCCTCATCAACCGCCATCGTCCGTGCTAAATACGGCTTGACTAAATCACCATGGGTTCGAATGGCCGACCTTAAATCTGACAGAATCACCCCTTGGCGCAGGGCTGCGATTGGCAAGGTGAGCTGGATTGTGGTTGCCCCAACAGCATAAAATTGTTGCGTCCGCCCTAAAGTTGCCAAGGGCCCCATGGGAGCGGCAACCTCGGTCTGGCTCGGAGCCGCCGACTCAAATAATGACCAGTCGGCATATGCGATTTTTTCAAAACGCGGCGCTGGTAATTTTAGCGCGGCGGTAACGGCCTGAGTTCTTAGGGCCAATAACCAAGCTGGTTCTAGTTGTGCACGTGAATATTGTTGGACACGGCTAAGTAAATTAGATTTTGCCATTAGTTTTCATCATCCGTTAGCGTCACCGTTAAGCCTAAGTCATCACGCAAACCGGCATAGCCCTCAGCCTCTAAAGTTTTGGCTAACGTGGCATCACCGGTTTTAACGATTTTGCCGCCCATCATCACATGAACAAAATCTGGAACGATATAATCCAACAACCGCTGATAATGGGTAATCATTAACGTCCCAAAATCTGGACTTCGCATGGAATTAACCCCTTTTGCAACTACTTGCAATGCATCAATATCCAAGCCGGAATCAATCTCATCTAAAATAGCAAATTTAGGTTGAATCATTAATAACTGTAAAATTTCATTGCGCTTCTTCTCACCGCCCGAAAAACCGGCGTTCAAGTAGCGTTCGGCCATTGCTGACGGCATATTAAGCAAAGCTAAGTTCGACTCTAATTGCGCCAAAAAGGCCGTTACCGCCAATGGCTGATTTTTGGGTCGCCGCGCATTGATGGCCGCCTGTAAAAAGGCCATATTTGTGATTCCTTTAATTGCCGCAGGATATTGCATCGCTAAAAAAAGGCCTGCCCGCGCCCGTTGATCCACCGTTTGCGTTAATAAGTCTTGACCATCTAATTGCACTTGTCCGCTCACCACGTGATAAGCCGGATCCCCCATAATCGTCGCTGCCAAAGTTGATTTACCAGTCCCATTAGGGCCCATAATTGCATGCGTTTCACCAGTAGTCATCGTTAGATTAACGCCGGTCAAAATCAAGCGTTCCTGATCATTTTCTGTCACAGTTACCTTTAAATCCTTAATCACTAAAGTGGACATTCAGTTTCCCCATTTCTAACTGGTTACCCGTCGATAACTACTCTATCTAGTTAGTCTTTAACAACTGACCACCAGTCCTTGTGTCAAAATCCAATAGTCATAGTATACGTGATTTGCAAAGGTTTAGGGACTTCGGTTGTGAACAAGTCAATTGCCACAACTCACCATTACCCGCATTAAACAGTCACAATTTGTACGCCGAATTAAGCTGAGCACCACTTTGCGACAATCCAACACCATCTAAGCCCTTAATGCTGATAACTAAC
This genomic window from Lactobacillus sp. CBA3606 contains:
- the sufU gene encoding Fe-S cluster assembly sulfur transfer protein SufU codes for the protein MTVLKLADLYQTVVLAHAQSPRHRAILPAAPAVTLRNMTCGDVLTVQLVVKADQIQAISFTGSGCTISQASASMLTVCLDQQSVAQAQARLAAFSQVITGTPITATMRQALGDAAILGTVAAFPTRIRCATLAWHAADQLLTQLVGATHD
- a CDS encoding SufS family cysteine desulfurase — its product is MKLNYRADFPILATQLNGAPLTYLDNAATSQKPQAVIQAITAYYTTSNANVHRGNYTLAATATAQYEAVRDQVAALIGAPQRETVFFTRSTTESLNWVAQTYGEQVIKAGDEIVVTMMEHHSNLVPWQQLAQRHGACLKVIGLTTTGELDWNDAVKKITTRTKIVAVAHVSNVLGVTNPIQQLATLAHQNGAIIVVDGAQAVAHQPVNVQALDVDFYAFSGHKVLGPTGVGVLYGKLALLTQLTPVQFGGEMIDQVTWAQTTWAEIPQRFEAGTPNISGVIGLGAAVTYLQQVGFTAIQAQERQLTAHLLAGLAALPATVYGPTTVAKHGPVVAFNLPGVHPHDVATGLDLAGIEVRAGQHCAQPLMQALHTTATVRASMMFYNTLAEVDRLLATLVTVKEFFEK
- the sufD gene encoding Fe-S cluster assembly protein SufD; its protein translation is MAKSNLLSRVQQYSRAQLEPAWLLALRTQAVTAALKLPAPRFEKIAYADWSLFESAAPSQTEVAAPMGPLATLGRTQQFYAVGATTIQLTLPIAALRQGVILSDLRSAIRTHGDLVKPYLARTMAVDEDKFGAWNTALMTNGFFLYIPANVQLEEPIEILQLVDQRQPAHVVQRSLLITSSGAHVKVVQRLQSLGTQPTTVHHLVEVVAAANSQVEFAGLDELNTAATAYISRRGVVAPDAQLDWELAEMNAGRIIGDFKTTLNGQGAQATVKTIAVANGQQTQGLNTRVTNVGPQTVAQIVQRGVILAQATLIFNGIGHIVKGAHGAQANQENRLLMLTSTARGDANPILLIDENDVEAGHAASVGRVDEQQLYYLMSRGLPRAVAERLVIRGFLAGVITGLQSSQLQTALMALIERRLTDET
- the sufC gene encoding Fe-S cluster assembly ATPase SufC — protein: MSTLVIKDLKVTVTENDQERLILTGVNLTMTTGETHAIMGPNGTGKSTLAATIMGDPAYHVVSGQVQLDGQDLLTQTVDQRARAGLFLAMQYPAAIKGITNMAFLQAAINARRPKNQPLAVTAFLAQLESNLALLNMPSAMAERYLNAGFSGGEKKRNEILQLLMIQPKFAILDEIDSGLDIDALQVVAKGVNSMRSPDFGTLMITHYQRLLDYIVPDFVHVMMGGKIVKTGDATLAKTLEAEGYAGLRDDLGLTVTLTDDEN